In Sphingomonas sp. SUN019, one genomic interval encodes:
- a CDS encoding type III pantothenate kinase, with protein sequence MLLAIDAGNTNVVFALVANENGGREIKARWRIATDPRRTADEYAVWLSQLLSLEGYDRSQVDGVIVSTVVPRAQHNLEVLASKYFKTDALIAGKPPVEWGVAIDVDEPASLGADRAVNTIAAHALHDGDLIVIDFGTATTFDLSDYNGAYKGGIIAPGINLSLDALVAAAAKLPRIAIEAPASLSVIGRNTVDQMNIGIYWGYIGMIEGLVGRMKAEVGRPVKVIATGGLATLFEQHTNVFDTIEPDLTIQGLAIMWERAHITP encoded by the coding sequence ATGCTGCTCGCGATCGATGCCGGAAACACGAATGTCGTCTTCGCGCTGGTGGCCAATGAGAATGGGGGCCGCGAGATCAAGGCGCGGTGGCGCATCGCGACCGATCCGCGCCGCACCGCGGACGAATATGCGGTGTGGCTCAGCCAGCTGCTGAGCCTGGAGGGCTATGACCGTAGCCAGGTCGACGGGGTCATCGTATCCACCGTCGTCCCGCGCGCGCAGCACAATCTGGAGGTGCTGGCGTCGAAATATTTCAAGACCGACGCGCTGATCGCGGGCAAGCCGCCGGTGGAATGGGGCGTCGCGATCGACGTCGACGAACCCGCGTCGCTGGGCGCGGACCGCGCGGTCAACACGATCGCGGCGCACGCGCTACACGACGGCGACCTGATCGTGATCGATTTCGGCACCGCGACGACGTTCGACCTGTCCGACTATAACGGCGCGTACAAGGGCGGGATCATCGCGCCGGGAATCAACCTGTCGCTCGACGCGCTGGTTGCCGCCGCGGCGAAACTGCCACGGATCGCGATCGAGGCGCCCGCAAGCCTGTCGGTGATCGGCCGCAACACGGTCGATCAAATGAACATCGGCATCTATTGGGGCTATATCGGGATGATCGAAGGGCTGGTCGGCCGGATGAAGGCCGAGGTCGGACGCCCCGTCAAAGTCATCGCAACCGGCGGACTCGCCACGCTTTTCGAACAACATACCAACGTATTCGATACGATCGAACCCGATCTGACGATCCAGGGACTGGCGATCATGTGGGAACGCGCCCATATCACGCCGTAA
- a CDS encoding biotin--[acetyl-CoA-carboxylase] ligase translates to MIRTVAETGSTNADLLLLARSGADDGLWLRAERQTAGRGRQGRAWDSPEGNLYASTLVRLRPGDPPPATLALVAAVTLEEVVRLLLPTPRGLVLKWPNDLLLDGAKLSGILLERADDAIVIGFGVNIAHHPDLPDRVTTSLAEQGVAVTPAEFVTRLAEMFAAWLHHWRHDGLSPIVARWTERAHPPGTPLIARLPDGEAVEGTFDTLAADGALVLRLADGGVRVIHAADVFLV, encoded by the coding sequence GTGATCCGGACCGTCGCGGAGACGGGGTCGACCAACGCCGATCTCCTGCTGCTGGCGCGCAGCGGGGCCGACGACGGCCTGTGGCTGCGCGCCGAGCGGCAAACCGCGGGGCGCGGGCGGCAGGGCAGGGCGTGGGATTCACCGGAAGGAAATTTGTACGCCAGCACGTTGGTGCGGTTACGGCCGGGCGATCCGCCACCGGCGACACTGGCGCTGGTCGCGGCGGTGACGCTGGAGGAGGTGGTTCGCCTGCTCCTGCCGACACCCCGCGGGCTGGTGCTGAAATGGCCGAACGACCTGTTGCTCGATGGCGCGAAGCTGTCCGGCATCCTGCTCGAACGCGCCGACGATGCGATCGTGATCGGGTTCGGGGTCAACATCGCGCATCATCCCGATCTGCCCGATCGCGTCACGACCAGCTTGGCCGAACAGGGCGTTGCGGTGACGCCTGCCGAGTTCGTCACGCGGCTGGCGGAGATGTTCGCCGCGTGGCTGCACCATTGGCGGCACGACGGCCTGTCCCCGATCGTCGCGCGCTGGACCGAGCGCGCGCATCCGCCGGGCACCCCGCTGATCGCGCGATTGCCCGATGGCGAAGCGGTCGAGGGGACGTTCGACACGCTCGCCGCCGACGGGGCGCTGGTGCTGCGCTTGGCGGACGGCGGCGTCCGTGTCATTCACGCCGCCGACGTGTTTCTGGTCTGA
- the nuoN gene encoding NADH-quinone oxidoreductase subunit NuoN, whose translation MDYAAQIAMTLPEVVLTLGALALMLVAAWGGTASTKAVSWTAVAVLLGACLSLIGPASTGGDAFDGLYRADAFAGFAKVLIYIASAVAIVMAPGFFKRTAGDDLRPEYPVLILLSACGMGIMVSAADMLTLYVGLELQSLAAYVLASFMRRDSRSAEAGLKYFVLGALASGILLYGISLVYGFTGSTLFNEIAGAYAAAPMTGDAKSLGLLFGLVFVFAGIAFKISAVPFHMWTPDVYEGAPTPVTAFFASAPKVAAMGLAVRVAVEAMGPADDQWRQIVIFAALASIVLGAVAAIGQSNIKRLLAYSSINNVGFALIGLAAGTPEGVAAVMTYMAIYVAMTLGSFLVVLQMRGEDGQPVETIESLSGLSRSRPGLAAALAIFMFSLAGIPPLFGFYAKFAVFYAAVEAGLFPLAVIGIAASVIGAYYYLRIVKTMYFDEPAAAFAPTDKVEGGLIAVAAVLVSPLGYLAIPALALWTNAAAASLF comes from the coding sequence ATGGATTACGCAGCGCAGATCGCGATGACCCTGCCAGAGGTTGTGCTGACACTCGGCGCACTGGCGTTGATGCTGGTCGCTGCCTGGGGCGGAACCGCGTCGACGAAGGCGGTGTCGTGGACCGCGGTCGCAGTGCTGCTCGGCGCGTGCCTGTCGCTGATCGGCCCGGCCTCGACCGGCGGCGACGCGTTCGACGGCCTGTACCGCGCCGACGCCTTCGCCGGGTTCGCCAAGGTGCTGATCTACATCGCGTCCGCGGTGGCGATCGTGATGGCGCCGGGGTTCTTCAAACGCACCGCGGGCGACGACCTGCGGCCCGAATATCCGGTGCTGATCCTGCTGTCGGCGTGCGGCATGGGGATCATGGTGTCGGCGGCGGATATGCTGACGCTGTATGTCGGGCTCGAGTTGCAGAGCCTTGCCGCCTACGTGCTGGCCAGCTTCATGCGGCGCGATTCGCGCTCGGCCGAGGCGGGGTTGAAGTATTTCGTGCTGGGCGCGCTGGCGAGCGGCATCCTGCTGTACGGCATCAGCCTGGTGTATGGGTTCACCGGCTCTACGTTGTTCAACGAAATCGCCGGGGCATATGCCGCCGCGCCGATGACAGGTGATGCGAAGTCGCTCGGCCTGCTGTTCGGGCTGGTGTTCGTGTTCGCAGGAATCGCGTTCAAGATCAGCGCGGTGCCGTTCCATATGTGGACGCCCGACGTCTACGAAGGCGCGCCGACCCCGGTCACCGCGTTCTTCGCCTCGGCCCCGAAGGTCGCGGCGATGGGTCTCGCCGTGCGCGTGGCGGTCGAGGCGATGGGACCGGCCGACGATCAGTGGCGGCAGATCGTGATCTTCGCCGCACTCGCCTCGATCGTGCTCGGCGCGGTCGCGGCGATCGGGCAGTCGAACATCAAGCGCCTGCTGGCCTATTCCAGCATCAACAATGTCGGCTTCGCGCTGATCGGCCTCGCCGCTGGCACGCCCGAGGGCGTCGCGGCGGTGATGACGTATATGGCGATCTATGTCGCGATGACGCTCGGGTCGTTCCTGGTCGTGCTCCAGATGCGCGGCGAGGACGGTCAGCCGGTCGAGACGATCGAGAGCCTGTCGGGTCTGTCGCGGTCGCGGCCGGGGCTGGCGGCGGCGCTGGCCATCTTCATGTTCTCGCTCGCGGGCATCCCGCCGCTGTTCGGCTTCTACGCCAAGTTCGCGGTATTCTACGCCGCGGTCGAGGCGGGGCTGTTCCCGCTGGCGGTGATCGGCATCGCGGCGTCGGTGATCGGGGCCTATTACTACCTGCGCATCGTGAAGACGATGTACTTCGACGAACCCGCCGCGGCGTTCGCACCGACCGACAAGGTCGAAGGCGGGCTGATCGCGGTGGCGGCGGTGCTGGTGTCGCCGCTCGGTTATCTGGCGATCCCCGCGCTGGCGCTGTGGACCAACGCGGCGGCGGCGTCGCTGTTCTGA
- a CDS encoding Hpt domain-containing protein, which yields MAYDPGAIDATLAAAVGDEPGLIAELREAFTDSAQRALIALESANGADDWRAAAWRLKGLAASFGAVRLMSLATEAATGPSRDAVMLRKLKRAVARL from the coding sequence ATGGCCTATGATCCGGGAGCTATCGACGCGACGCTGGCCGCAGCCGTGGGCGACGAGCCCGGGCTGATCGCCGAATTGCGTGAAGCCTTCACTGATTCGGCGCAGCGCGCGCTGATCGCGCTCGAATCGGCGAACGGGGCGGACGACTGGCGCGCCGCGGCGTGGCGGCTGAAAGGGCTGGCGGCGAGCTTCGGCGCGGTCCGCCTGATGTCGCTGGCGACAGAGGCCGCGACGGGGCCTTCGCGCGATGCGGTCATGTTGCGCAAGCTGAAGCGCGCGGTGGCGCGGCTTTAG
- a CDS encoding DUF2336 domain-containing protein has protein sequence MTVESNDPARAVPPDAAPIFARAVAAEAWAEARLGTAIDDFFLHEDGRLDDRTRAAMTERVRSVVTSVEREIAAHAGRTLATQGFAGQAASFGDPAASVFARLIDSGLLRDGELMAELLGQVRQELLGDALAANRQPGSAPLLLPRLVDFGDGVIAQAATAYLVADSRRRAVGRRSELPAELHHRVVWWTAAALRERHEGGVAQPAVDRALADAAERSLSAHDEGDRIAGVATRLAAAIDARGEELPDLLIEALEEGRVALFAALIAHAQGIDFAEARDIVLDPAGDRLWLALRTQGLERAIIARIGLALADADPRRDIEAFADELDAIADIPSEAARASLAPLALHRDFRVAVRALARSRR, from the coding sequence ATGACGGTCGAATCCAACGACCCCGCAAGGGCAGTCCCCCCGGACGCCGCGCCGATTTTCGCGCGCGCGGTCGCCGCGGAGGCGTGGGCGGAGGCGCGGCTGGGCACGGCGATCGACGATTTCTTCTTGCACGAGGACGGGCGGCTCGACGATCGCACGCGTGCCGCGATGACCGAACGCGTGCGCAGCGTCGTGACCAGCGTGGAACGCGAGATTGCGGCGCACGCCGGGCGGACGCTGGCGACGCAGGGCTTCGCCGGACAGGCGGCGTCGTTCGGCGATCCCGCCGCGTCGGTCTTCGCGCGGCTGATCGATTCGGGATTGCTGCGCGATGGCGAACTGATGGCCGAATTGCTTGGGCAGGTACGGCAGGAATTGCTCGGCGATGCGCTGGCCGCCAACCGTCAGCCTGGGTCTGCGCCGCTCCTGTTGCCGCGGCTGGTGGATTTCGGCGACGGGGTGATCGCACAGGCCGCTACCGCCTATCTGGTCGCCGACAGCCGCCGCCGCGCGGTCGGACGACGCAGCGAGCTGCCCGCCGAACTGCATCACCGCGTGGTGTGGTGGACGGCGGCGGCCCTGCGCGAGCGTCACGAAGGCGGCGTCGCGCAGCCCGCGGTCGATCGCGCGCTGGCCGATGCGGCGGAGCGCAGCCTGTCCGCGCATGACGAGGGCGACCGGATCGCGGGGGTGGCGACGCGGCTGGCGGCTGCGATCGATGCGCGCGGGGAGGAGCTGCCCGACCTGCTGATCGAGGCGCTGGAAGAGGGCCGCGTGGCCCTGTTCGCCGCGCTGATCGCGCACGCGCAGGGGATCGATTTCGCCGAGGCGCGCGACATCGTGCTCGATCCGGCGGGCGACCGGCTGTGGCTGGCGCTCCGCACGCAGGGGCTGGAACGTGCGATCATCGCGCGGATCGGGCTGGCGCTCGCCGATGCTGATCCGCGCCGCGATATCGAGGCGTTCGCCGACGAACTCGATGCGATCGCCGACATTCCTTCGGAGGCGGCGCGGGCAAGCCTGGCCCCGCTCGCGCTGCATCGCGATTTCCGCGTGGCGGTCCGCGCATTGGCGCGATCCAGGCGGTGA
- a CDS encoding DUF1467 family protein, with the protein MRWTSMLAIYLLFWAFSVFLVLPFGVRTSAEAGAALVPGQAESAPHEFSVKRIAVRVTMVATALFALFYANYVFGWVTPQTFSALMP; encoded by the coding sequence ATGCGCTGGACATCGATGCTGGCGATATATTTGCTGTTCTGGGCGTTTTCGGTGTTCCTGGTCCTGCCCTTCGGGGTTCGGACCAGCGCCGAGGCGGGTGCGGCTCTGGTGCCGGGCCAAGCCGAAAGCGCGCCGCATGAGTTCAGCGTGAAGCGGATCGCGGTGCGGGTGACCATGGTGGCGACGGCGTTGTTCGCGTTGTTCTATGCGAACTATGTGTTCGGGTGGGTGACGCCGCAGACGTTTTCGGCGTTGATGCCCTGA
- a CDS encoding NADH-quinone oxidoreductase subunit M, producing the protein MSFPILSVMLAVPAIAAVACLFLSAPSARWLALAATLVDLALGVILWTSYDIGGAQWQFVEYAPLFGRFGWALGIDGFALLLIMLSVFLMPICIGASWAAIEKRVPEYMAAFLLTEVLMIGTFAAQDLFLFYIFFEAGLIPMYLIIGIWGGQNRIYASYKFFLYTLLGSLLMFIAMLYMSIEAGTTSIPALMAYDFPASVQTWLWLAFFASFAVKMPMWPVHTWLPDAHVQAPTAGSVILAGVLLKLGGYGFLRFSLPMFPEASAQFVWLVFGLSAVAVIYTSLVALVQSDMKKLIAYSSVAHMAIVTIGLFAFNQQGIEGAMLVMLGHGLVSGALFLCVGVIYDRLHTREISRYGGLAINMPRYALLFMLFTMASVGLPGTSNFPGEILALMGTYQVSTTITLLCTTGIILGAAYMLYLYRRVVFGEIKSEDVRAMTDLSRREVWLLAPIAAVVLWMGVYPESFLAPMRKDTQTLLARIGRAKPAGDSLPTAGSGVVPAAPAETAHGGAH; encoded by the coding sequence GTGAGTTTCCCGATCCTTTCCGTCATGCTCGCGGTACCCGCGATTGCCGCGGTCGCGTGCCTATTCCTGTCTGCGCCCTCCGCACGCTGGCTGGCGCTGGCGGCGACGCTGGTCGACCTCGCGCTCGGCGTGATCCTGTGGACCAGCTACGACATCGGCGGCGCGCAGTGGCAGTTCGTCGAATATGCGCCGCTGTTCGGGCGGTTCGGCTGGGCGCTGGGCATCGACGGGTTTGCGCTGCTGCTCATCATGCTCAGCGTGTTCCTGATGCCGATCTGCATCGGCGCATCGTGGGCCGCGATCGAAAAGCGCGTGCCCGAATATATGGCCGCGTTCCTGCTGACCGAGGTGCTGATGATCGGCACCTTTGCGGCGCAGGATCTGTTCCTGTTCTACATCTTCTTCGAAGCCGGGCTGATCCCGATGTATCTGATCATCGGCATCTGGGGCGGGCAGAACCGGATCTACGCGAGCTACAAGTTCTTCCTCTACACCCTGCTCGGCTCGCTGCTGATGTTTATCGCGATGCTCTACATGAGCATCGAAGCGGGCACGACGAGCATCCCCGCGCTGATGGCGTATGATTTCCCGGCCAGCGTGCAGACATGGCTGTGGCTGGCGTTCTTCGCGTCGTTCGCGGTGAAGATGCCGATGTGGCCGGTCCACACCTGGCTGCCGGACGCGCACGTGCAGGCCCCGACCGCCGGGTCGGTGATCCTGGCGGGGGTGTTGCTGAAGCTGGGCGGCTACGGCTTCCTGCGTTTCAGCCTGCCGATGTTTCCCGAGGCGTCGGCGCAGTTCGTGTGGCTGGTGTTTGGCCTGTCGGCGGTGGCGGTGATCTACACCAGTCTGGTCGCGCTGGTGCAATCGGACATGAAGAAGCTGATCGCTTATTCGTCGGTCGCGCACATGGCGATCGTGACGATCGGGCTGTTCGCGTTCAACCAGCAGGGCATCGAAGGCGCGATGCTGGTGATGCTCGGCCACGGGCTCGTGTCGGGCGCGTTGTTCCTGTGCGTCGGCGTGATCTACGACCGGTTGCATACCCGTGAGATCAGCCGTTACGGCGGGCTGGCGATCAACATGCCGCGCTACGCGTTACTCTTCATGTTGTTCACGATGGCTTCGGTCGGCTTGCCGGGGACGAGCAATTTCCCCGGCGAGATCCTGGCGCTGATGGGCACGTATCAGGTCTCGACCACGATCACCTTGCTGTGCACGACCGGCATCATCCTGGGTGCGGCATATATGCTGTACCTCTATCGCCGCGTCGTATTCGGCGAGATCAAATCGGAGGACGTGCGTGCGATGACCGATCTGTCGCGGCGTGAAGTCTGGCTGCTCGCGCCGATCGCGGCGGTGGTGCTGTGGATGGGCGTCTATCCCGAAAGCTTCCTCGCGCCGATGCGCAAGGATACGCAGACGCTGCTGGCGCGGATCGGTCGCGCGAAGCCTGCGGGGGATTCCTTGCCGACCGCCGGAAGCGGGGTCGTCCCCGCCGCGCCCGCTGAAACCGCGCATGGGGGCGCGCACTAA
- the nuoL gene encoding NADH-quinone oxidoreductase subunit L, translating to MILFIVFLPLLAAIVAGLGNRAIGNVPAKVITTGALFASCLLSWPVFIGFLSGTNAPSVTPVLHFISSGSFDVSWALKVDALTAVMLVVITSVSALVHLYSWGYMEEDPDQPRFFAYLSLFTFAMLMLVTADNLIQMFFGWEGVGLASYLLIGFWFRKPSANAAAIKAFVVNRVGDLGFMLGIFGTYLVFDTVSIPEILAAAPGMAGSTIGFLGYRFDTMTVLCLLLFVGAMGKSAQLGLHTWLPDAMEGPTPVSALIHAATMVTAGVFMVCRLSPMFETSPTALAVVTGVGAATCLFAATVGTTQTDIKRVIAYSTCSQLGYMFFAAGVGAYGAAMFHLFTHAFFKALLFLGAGSVIHAMHHEQDMRFYGGLRKEIPITFWAMLLGTLAITGVGIYGVGGFAGYHSKDAILEVSWAAGQPGAFWVGTFAALLTSFYSWRLMFLTFWGKPRWAASEHIQHALHDAHGHDDHGHDSSGEAHHGDVAHEDASHAPNAHAAGAAETPAGTGGYHPHESPWSMLVPLILLSVGAVAAGFVFHHWFIEPEAGEGFWRGSIAFREELMHHMHEVPLLVKLAATIAMVIGFAIAWMAYIRSTNIPAKFTATFDVLYDFVHHKWYFDELYHLLFVRPAFAIGRLLWHKGDERTIDRFGPNGSAWLVQMGSRAAGKLQTGYVYTYAFVMLIGLTAAVTWVIAS from the coding sequence TTGATCCTTTTCATCGTCTTCCTGCCGCTTCTGGCGGCGATCGTCGCTGGGCTTGGCAATCGCGCGATTGGCAACGTGCCTGCGAAGGTCATTACGACCGGCGCGCTGTTCGCGTCGTGCCTGTTGTCATGGCCGGTATTCATCGGCTTCCTGAGCGGCACGAACGCGCCGAGCGTCACGCCGGTGCTGCATTTTATCAGCTCAGGGTCATTCGACGTGTCGTGGGCGCTGAAGGTCGATGCGCTGACCGCGGTCATGCTGGTCGTCATCACCAGCGTCTCCGCGCTCGTCCACCTCTATAGCTGGGGCTATATGGAGGAAGACCCGGATCAGCCGCGGTTCTTCGCCTATCTCTCGCTGTTCACCTTCGCGATGCTGATGCTGGTGACGGCGGACAATCTGATCCAGATGTTCTTCGGCTGGGAAGGCGTCGGCCTCGCCAGTTATCTGCTGATCGGCTTCTGGTTCAGGAAACCAAGCGCCAACGCCGCGGCGATCAAGGCGTTCGTGGTGAACCGCGTCGGCGATCTCGGCTTCATGCTCGGCATCTTCGGCACCTATCTGGTGTTCGACACCGTCTCGATCCCCGAGATCCTCGCCGCCGCACCCGGCATGGCGGGCAGCACGATCGGCTTCCTCGGCTATCGTTTCGACACTATGACCGTGCTGTGCCTGCTGCTGTTCGTCGGCGCGATGGGCAAATCGGCGCAATTGGGGCTGCACACCTGGCTGCCCGATGCGATGGAGGGGCCGACGCCGGTGTCGGCTTTGATCCACGCCGCGACGATGGTCACCGCGGGCGTGTTCATGGTGTGCCGCCTGTCGCCGATGTTCGAGACGTCGCCGACTGCGCTGGCGGTGGTGACCGGCGTCGGGGCGGCGACCTGCCTGTTCGCGGCGACCGTCGGCACGACGCAGACCGACATCAAGCGTGTCATCGCTTATTCGACCTGCTCGCAGCTCGGCTATATGTTCTTCGCGGCGGGCGTCGGCGCATACGGCGCGGCGATGTTCCATCTGTTCACGCACGCATTCTTCAAGGCGTTGCTGTTCCTGGGTGCAGGATCGGTGATCCACGCGATGCACCACGAACAGGATATGCGGTTCTACGGTGGCCTGCGGAAGGAAATCCCGATCACTTTCTGGGCGATGCTGCTCGGCACGCTGGCGATCACCGGGGTCGGCATCTATGGTGTCGGCGGGTTTGCGGGCTATCATTCGAAGGATGCGATCCTCGAGGTGAGCTGGGCCGCGGGTCAGCCGGGGGCGTTCTGGGTCGGGACGTTCGCGGCGCTGCTGACGAGTTTCTATTCGTGGCGGCTGATGTTCCTGACCTTCTGGGGCAAGCCGCGCTGGGCGGCGAGCGAGCATATCCAGCACGCGCTTCACGACGCGCACGGGCACGACGATCATGGCCATGATAGTAGTGGGGAGGCGCATCACGGCGACGTGGCGCATGAGGATGCGAGCCACGCGCCGAATGCGCACGCGGCGGGCGCGGCGGAGACGCCTGCGGGGACAGGCGGCTATCATCCGCACGAGAGCCCGTGGTCGATGCTGGTGCCGCTGATCCTGCTGTCGGTTGGCGCGGTCGCGGCGGGCTTCGTGTTCCATCACTGGTTCATCGAGCCCGAGGCGGGCGAAGGCTTCTGGCGCGGGTCGATCGCGTTCCGCGAGGAATTGATGCATCACATGCATGAGGTGCCGTTGCTGGTGAAGCTGGCTGCGACGATCGCGATGGTGATCGGGTTCGCGATCGCGTGGATGGCGTATATCCGCTCGACCAATATCCCGGCGAAGTTCACCGCGACGTTCGACGTGCTGTACGATTTCGTGCATCACAAATGGTATTTCGACGAGCTGTACCATCTGCTGTTCGTCCGTCCCGCCTTCGCGATCGGACGTCTGCTCTGGCACAAGGGTGACGAGAGGACGATCGACCGGTTCGGGCCGAACGGCTCGGCGTGGCTGGTGCAGATGGGCAGCCGCGCGGCGGGCAAGCTCCAGACCGGATATGTCTATACCTATGCCTTCGTCATGCTGATCGGACTGACCGCCGCGGTAACCTGGGTGATCGCGTCGTGA
- a CDS encoding ribonuclease J, whose protein sequence is MTPKNELLFCALGGSGEIGMNVNLYGTQGKWVMVDMGVTFADHAYPGIDLVLPDLAFIEERRDDLVGIVITHGHEDHIGALPYLAEDLGVPLYCTPFTAGLIRGKLDEERIADRVQIKVMKPRAPFKVGPFGFEFVPMAHSIPEANALIIDTPHGRVFHTGDWKLDSAPVIGSPATGEQLAAIGEKGIDFLVCDSTNTFNAEASGSEAEVRLGLSQTVAKAKGRVLVTTFASNAARLHTLGEVAKETGRKLCVAGRSLDRIIRVAQATGYLKGLPDTIDAETAMRLPRDKVLIVATGGQGEARAALSRVAEGSHPIKLDAGDTVIFSSKQIPGNEVAIGRIQNILAGRGVEMVTEKQAHVHVSGHPGRPELAALYGWMKPEVLIPVHGEMRHLMEQARFALSQGVPRALVQTNGDIVRLAPGAPQKVGNAAIGRLVLDGDVILPADGTTINERRRLGLHGMIAVAVAVGRDGRLAGNPQVRVQGVPVEEDREPFVADAEEAASEAARKNARNLDRMREDIRLAVRRVATRWTGKKPVVDVLIVEV, encoded by the coding sequence ATGACTCCCAAGAACGAACTACTTTTCTGCGCCCTTGGCGGCTCGGGCGAGATCGGCATGAACGTCAACCTCTACGGCACCCAGGGAAAGTGGGTGATGGTGGACATGGGCGTGACCTTTGCCGACCACGCCTATCCGGGCATCGATCTGGTGCTGCCCGACCTGGCCTTCATCGAGGAACGCCGCGACGATCTGGTCGGGATCGTCATCACGCACGGGCATGAGGATCATATCGGCGCGCTGCCGTATCTGGCCGAAGACCTTGGCGTGCCGCTGTACTGCACGCCGTTCACCGCCGGGCTGATCCGGGGGAAGCTGGACGAAGAGCGTATCGCCGATCGCGTCCAGATCAAGGTCATGAAGCCGCGCGCGCCGTTCAAGGTGGGGCCATTCGGGTTCGAATTCGTGCCGATGGCGCATTCGATCCCCGAAGCGAACGCGCTGATCATCGACACGCCGCATGGCCGCGTGTTTCACACCGGCGACTGGAAGCTCGACTCCGCGCCGGTCATCGGTTCGCCCGCGACCGGCGAGCAATTGGCGGCGATCGGCGAGAAGGGGATCGATTTCCTCGTCTGCGATTCGACCAACACGTTCAACGCCGAGGCGTCCGGCTCCGAGGCCGAGGTCCGGCTTGGCCTGTCGCAGACCGTCGCCAAGGCCAAGGGCCGCGTGCTGGTGACGACGTTCGCGTCGAATGCGGCGCGGCTGCACACATTGGGCGAGGTCGCGAAAGAAACGGGGCGCAAGCTGTGCGTCGCGGGGCGGTCGCTCGACCGGATCATCCGCGTGGCGCAGGCGACCGGCTATCTGAAGGGTCTGCCCGACACGATCGATGCGGAAACCGCGATGCGGCTGCCGCGCGACAAGGTGCTGATCGTGGCGACCGGCGGGCAGGGCGAGGCGCGTGCGGCGCTGTCGCGCGTTGCCGAGGGATCGCATCCGATCAAGCTGGACGCGGGCGACACCGTGATCTTCTCGTCCAAGCAGATTCCGGGCAACGAAGTCGCGATCGGCCGCATCCAGAACATTCTGGCTGGACGCGGCGTGGAGATGGTCACCGAGAAGCAGGCGCATGTCCACGTGTCCGGCCATCCCGGGCGCCCCGAACTGGCCGCGCTATATGGCTGGATGAAGCCCGAGGTGCTGATCCCGGTGCACGGCGAGATGCGGCATCTGATGGAGCAGGCGCGGTTCGCGCTGTCGCAGGGCGTGCCGCGCGCGCTGGTGCAGACCAATGGCGATATCGTGCGGCTCGCGCCCGGCGCGCCGCAGAAGGTCGGCAACGCCGCAATCGGGCGGCTGGTGCTGGACGGCGATGTGATCCTGCCCGCCGACGGCACGACGATCAACGAACGCCGCCGGCTGGGGCTGCACGGGATGATCGCCGTCGCGGTCGCGGTCGGGCGTGATGGGCGGCTGGCGGGCAATCCGCAGGTGCGCGTGCAGGGCGTGCCGGTCGAAGAAGACCGCGAACCGTTCGTCGCCGATGCCGAAGAGGCCGCGAGCGAGGCGGCGCGCAAGAACGCGCGCAATCTCGACCGGATGCGCGAGGACATCCGCCTGGCGGTACGCCGCGTCGCGACGCGCTGGACCGGCAAGAAGCCCGTCGTCGACGTGCTGATCGTCGAGGTCTGA